Proteins encoded in a region of the Sphingopyxis sp. OAS728 genome:
- the apaG gene encoding Co2+/Mg2+ efflux protein ApaG, which produces MIDSFFPFAATTGAITVRVAVSYLPEQSHPALGRWFWAYHVRVENHGEEAVQLISRHWRISDGRGQVSEVEGEGVVGEQPLIVPGGAYDYVSGCPLPTPEGSMVGSYAMELGDGSQLLVAIPHFPLVAPATAS; this is translated from the coding sequence ATGATCGACTCCTTCTTTCCCTTTGCGGCGACCACCGGAGCAATCACCGTGCGCGTGGCGGTCAGCTATCTGCCCGAACAGTCGCACCCTGCGCTCGGCCGCTGGTTCTGGGCCTATCATGTCCGCGTCGAAAATCATGGCGAGGAAGCGGTGCAGCTGATCAGCCGCCATTGGCGGATCAGCGACGGGCGCGGCCAGGTCAGCGAAGTCGAGGGCGAGGGCGTCGTCGGCGAGCAGCCGTTGATCGTGCCCGGCGGCGCCTACGACTATGTTTCGGGTTGCCCGCTGCCGACCCCCGAGGGATCGATGGTCGGAAGCTATGCGATGGAACTGGGCGACGGATCGCAGTTGCTCGTCGCGATCCCGCATTTCCCGCTCGTGGCGCCTGCGACCGCGTCATGA
- the leuB gene encoding 3-isopropylmalate dehydrogenase: MQILLLAGDGIGPEIMAEAEKVLAALDLPVTLDRALVGGAAYEATGHPLPPETLAKAKAADAILFGAVGDPRFDNVERHLRPEQAILGLRSELGLFANLRPAKLFTGLEDSSALRPEVAAAIDLLIVRELNGDVYFGEKGTRTTASGEREGYDIMSYSESEVRRIAQVAFRAAQGRQKRLCSVDKANVLETSQLWRDVVIEVAAEYPDVALSHMYVDNAAMQLVRNPGQFDVVVTGNLFGDILSDQASMCVGSIGLLASASLSEGKQGLYEPIHGSAPDIAGKGVANPLAMILSLAMLLRHSGGDEASAARIEAAVAKVLADGCRGADLGGNMGTTALGDVVVAALNG, translated from the coding sequence GTGCAAATTCTGCTGCTGGCTGGCGACGGTATCGGTCCGGAGATCATGGCGGAGGCCGAGAAAGTGCTCGCTGCGCTCGATCTGCCCGTGACGCTCGATCGCGCGCTTGTCGGTGGGGCGGCCTATGAGGCGACCGGTCATCCGCTGCCGCCCGAGACGCTGGCGAAGGCGAAAGCCGCCGATGCGATCCTGTTCGGCGCGGTCGGCGATCCGCGCTTCGACAATGTCGAACGCCATCTGCGGCCCGAACAGGCAATCCTCGGCCTGCGCTCCGAACTCGGCCTGTTCGCCAATCTGCGGCCCGCCAAGCTGTTCACCGGGCTTGAAGACAGCTCCGCGCTGCGACCCGAGGTCGCCGCCGCGATTGACCTGCTGATCGTCCGCGAACTCAACGGCGACGTCTATTTCGGCGAAAAGGGGACGCGCACGACGGCCAGCGGCGAGCGCGAAGGCTATGACATCATGTCGTACAGCGAGAGCGAAGTGCGGCGCATCGCGCAGGTCGCCTTCCGTGCGGCGCAAGGTCGCCAGAAGCGCCTTTGCTCGGTCGATAAGGCGAATGTGCTCGAAACTTCGCAGCTCTGGCGCGATGTGGTGATCGAAGTCGCTGCCGAATATCCCGACGTGGCGCTCAGCCACATGTATGTCGACAATGCCGCGATGCAGCTCGTGCGCAACCCGGGGCAATTCGACGTCGTCGTCACCGGCAACCTCTTCGGCGATATCCTGTCGGACCAGGCGTCGATGTGCGTCGGCTCGATCGGGCTGCTCGCTTCGGCGTCGCTGAGCGAAGGCAAGCAGGGGCTTTACGAACCGATCCACGGCAGCGCCCCCGATATCGCGGGCAAGGGTGTCGCCAACCCGCTCGCGATGATCCTGTCGCTCGCGATGCTGCTTCGCCATTCGGGTGGCGACGAGGCGAGTGCTGCGCGGATCGAGGCGGCGGTCGCGAAAGTGCTCGCGGACGGGTGCCGCGGTGCGGATCTGGGGGGCAATATGGGAACGACGGCATTGGGCGATGTGGTCGTTGCAGCTTTGAACGGATAA
- a CDS encoding PaaI family thioesterase: protein MDFAAAMPLAGTLGVTIHEGSKERVAGKLPVRAEICTAGGIVHGGAIMAFADCLGAVGAFLTLPDGANGTTTIESKTNFLGAGPVGSVLVGEATPVKIGRRLSVWQTRIRTEGGAEVALVTQTQMVL, encoded by the coding sequence ATGGATTTTGCAGCAGCCATGCCGCTCGCGGGAACGCTCGGCGTTACGATCCACGAAGGCAGCAAGGAGCGTGTCGCGGGCAAGTTGCCCGTGCGTGCCGAAATCTGTACCGCGGGCGGGATCGTCCATGGCGGGGCGATCATGGCCTTTGCCGATTGCCTTGGCGCCGTAGGCGCATTCCTGACGCTGCCCGACGGCGCGAACGGCACGACGACGATCGAGAGCAAGACCAATTTTCTCGGCGCGGGGCCGGTTGGGTCTGTGCTCGTCGGCGAGGCGACCCCGGTGAAGATCGGCAGGCGGCTTTCGGTGTGGCAGACGCGCATACGGACCGAGGGTGGCGCCGAAGTGGCGTTGGTGACGCAGACGCAGATGGTGCTTTGA
- a CDS encoding LysR family transcriptional regulator encodes MKRTHLPLNALRVFDAAARHLSFTRAADELAVTPAAVGQQIRALEDMLGVVLFRRTPKGLELTGEADAGLDALRQGFLQFEESVRAMQAGQSSQSLTIAAPRDLTAKWLAPRLARYSQQAPDVRFTLVSADGGIDFTEANLDLAIFWTDGAGEHEGVALADALMVTVAGPGSNSDTRIAWPGCPAGDGEPALRLGDAGLAIDAAANGLGHANVPAMLAEADIAAGRVRQVGGSVAVKRGYWLVAPTPQWRQAKVKALVAALTAA; translated from the coding sequence ATGAAGCGCACGCACCTGCCGCTGAACGCCCTGCGCGTGTTTGACGCCGCTGCCCGGCATTTGAGCTTCACGCGCGCCGCCGACGAACTGGCGGTGACGCCTGCGGCGGTGGGACAACAAATCCGCGCGCTCGAGGATATGCTGGGCGTCGTGCTGTTCCGCCGCACGCCCAAGGGTCTCGAACTGACGGGCGAGGCCGATGCCGGCCTCGACGCGCTGCGTCAGGGCTTTTTGCAGTTTGAGGAATCGGTGCGCGCGATGCAGGCCGGGCAATCGTCGCAGTCCCTGACGATCGCGGCGCCGCGCGACTTGACCGCGAAATGGCTTGCGCCGCGCCTCGCGCGCTATAGCCAGCAGGCGCCCGATGTGCGCTTCACGCTGGTGTCGGCTGACGGCGGGATCGATTTCACCGAAGCAAACCTCGATCTGGCGATTTTCTGGACCGACGGCGCGGGCGAACATGAAGGCGTTGCGCTGGCCGACGCGTTGATGGTGACCGTCGCGGGGCCCGGCAGCAACAGCGATACGCGCATCGCGTGGCCGGGTTGCCCGGCGGGCGATGGCGAACCGGCCCTGCGGCTGGGCGATGCCGGGCTGGCGATCGACGCCGCGGCGAACGGTCTGGGACATGCGAATGTGCCGGCGATGCTCGCCGAGGCCGATATCGCGGCGGGCCGCGTCCGGCAGGTCGGTGGCAGCGTCGCCGTGAAGCGCGGTTACTGGCTCGTCGCGCCGACCCCGCAATGGCGGCAGGCGAAGGTCAAGGCGCTGGTTGCGGCGCTAACCGCCGCCTGA
- the recO gene encoding DNA repair protein RecO: protein MTSLTADAIVCAVRAHGEHGAIVRALTQEAGLIAGYVRGGRSTRLRPILIPGNLIALELRARTDEQLAGATAELLESRAPLLGEPLAASAIDWVTSLTASTLPESQPYPALYSALSAVLDAVGVASSARQWAAALARYELLLLAELGFGLNLEECVVTGTSADLSFVSPKSGGAVSVGAASGYEERLFRLPPFLLGQDASPPMGDVLDGLVITGHFLDRDVLDGRNRDLLTVRERLVDRLGRAVA from the coding sequence TTGACCAGCCTGACCGCCGACGCGATCGTCTGCGCGGTCCGCGCGCATGGCGAGCATGGAGCGATTGTACGGGCGTTGACGCAGGAAGCTGGGTTGATCGCGGGCTATGTGCGCGGCGGACGTTCAACGCGTCTGCGGCCGATCCTGATCCCCGGCAACCTGATCGCGCTCGAACTGCGGGCGCGAACCGACGAGCAATTGGCGGGGGCGACCGCCGAGTTGCTGGAAAGCCGTGCGCCGTTGCTTGGCGAGCCGCTTGCGGCGTCGGCGATCGACTGGGTGACCAGCCTAACCGCATCGACCTTGCCCGAAAGCCAACCTTATCCCGCGCTTTATTCGGCACTTTCGGCGGTGCTCGACGCAGTCGGCGTCGCATCGTCCGCGCGGCAATGGGCGGCCGCGCTGGCGCGCTACGAGCTGCTGCTACTTGCCGAATTGGGTTTCGGCCTGAACCTTGAAGAATGTGTCGTCACCGGCACGTCTGCTGATCTGTCGTTCGTCAGCCCCAAGTCGGGCGGTGCGGTGAGCGTGGGCGCTGCGTCGGGTTATGAGGAGCGTCTGTTCCGCCTGCCGCCGTTTTTGCTCGGACAGGACGCCAGCCCGCCGATGGGAGACGTCCTCGACGGTCTCGTCATCACCGGCCACTTCCTCGACCGCGACGTCCTCGACGGGCGCAACCGCGACTTGCTGACCGTAAGGGAAAGATTGGTCGATCGGCTGGGCAGGGCGGTTGCGTGA
- a CDS encoding DUF417 family protein: protein MLKILDKLPSQAFAICALRWSMLFIFAFFGVAKFATYEAEGVAKIAMHYPLFSWMYPLIGVQGTSNVIGTIELATGALIALGAWSHRAGLIGGLMGMTTFLITLSFSFGVPLWEEGYGFPFMGSTAQFLFKDAVLLAACLTLALHGGHALRARADA, encoded by the coding sequence ATGCTCAAAATTCTGGACAAACTGCCGTCTCAGGCCTTTGCAATCTGCGCGCTTCGCTGGTCGATGCTGTTCATCTTCGCATTTTTCGGGGTGGCCAAATTTGCGACCTATGAAGCCGAAGGCGTGGCGAAGATTGCGATGCATTACCCGCTGTTTTCGTGGATGTATCCGCTGATTGGCGTGCAAGGCACCAGCAATGTCATCGGGACAATAGAGCTGGCGACCGGTGCGTTGATCGCGCTAGGGGCATGGTCGCACCGTGCGGGGCTGATCGGCGGGCTGATGGGCATGACCACCTTCCTCATCACGCTCAGCTTCAGCTTTGGCGTGCCGTTGTGGGAGGAAGGCTATGGTTTCCCTTTCATGGGTTCGACCGCGCAGTTCCTGTTCAAGGATGCCGTGCTGCTGGCGGCGTGCCTGACGCTGGCGCTGCATGGCGGTCATGCGCTGCGAGCGCGAGCAGACGCGTAA
- a CDS encoding serine hydrolase: MLLMLPPHIASARAPERAAPAAQTAFERRAAQLVDLFGGKIAYSDYFDPHFQTAVPEPQFDAFRAGLIAQYGQAVAIDKITAADDRSGTVLLRLERGVATVLIDVGIAADARVTGLRVTGITVPGDNFDKVAEEIAQLPGQKGFLVAELDGSIIRPLASANADRQFATGSTFKLYILDELAAQVTAGKRRWSDVVPLSHVSFSSAATANWPEKTPVTLQTLANWMISVSDNGAADTLIHLIGREAIEARMRSAGHAAPSLNIPLLTTVEAFALKGNNFNDLRPLFVKGNDAVQRKLLKDNRHRLTLANVDGISFTAGPRFIDSLEWFASPNDIARLMVDLRARQSKTILEAMAINNGVGPVAAADWAYLGYKGGSENGVLSMSLLGQRKSDGRWFVVTASWNNPEANVAAERLVALVTRLLALAAHDRHAAPASGTPPAARHP; this comes from the coding sequence ATGCTCCTCATGCTTCCGCCTCACATCGCCAGTGCGCGCGCGCCAGAAAGGGCGGCTCCCGCAGCGCAAACCGCTTTCGAGCGGCGCGCCGCGCAGCTCGTCGACCTGTTCGGCGGCAAAATCGCCTATTCCGATTATTTCGACCCGCACTTCCAGACGGCGGTGCCGGAACCACAATTCGATGCGTTCCGAGCCGGCCTGATCGCGCAATATGGCCAAGCTGTCGCGATTGATAAAATCACGGCCGCCGATGATCGTTCGGGAACCGTCCTGCTGCGTCTGGAAAGGGGCGTAGCAACCGTCCTGATCGACGTCGGCATCGCGGCCGACGCGCGCGTGACGGGGCTGCGGGTGACGGGGATCACGGTGCCCGGCGACAATTTCGACAAGGTCGCGGAAGAGATCGCGCAATTGCCGGGACAGAAGGGCTTTCTCGTCGCCGAGCTCGATGGCAGCATCATCCGCCCCCTCGCCTCGGCCAACGCCGACCGGCAGTTTGCAACGGGTTCGACCTTCAAACTTTATATTCTCGACGAACTCGCGGCGCAGGTGACGGCGGGCAAGCGCCGATGGTCCGATGTCGTCCCGCTGTCGCATGTCAGCTTTTCATCGGCGGCTACGGCAAACTGGCCTGAAAAAACCCCGGTAACGCTTCAGACGCTTGCCAACTGGATGATATCGGTCAGCGACAATGGCGCGGCGGATACGCTGATCCACCTTATCGGACGCGAAGCGATCGAGGCGCGGATGAGAAGCGCGGGACACGCCGCCCCGTCGCTCAACATCCCACTGCTGACGACGGTCGAGGCCTTCGCGCTCAAGGGCAATAATTTCAACGACCTGCGCCCGCTTTTTGTCAAAGGCAATGACGCCGTACAGCGCAAACTGCTCAAGGACAATCGGCACCGCCTCACCCTCGCCAATGTCGATGGGATCAGCTTCACCGCGGGCCCGCGTTTCATCGACAGTCTCGAATGGTTCGCAAGTCCGAACGATATCGCACGGCTGATGGTCGATCTGCGCGCGCGGCAATCGAAAACAATTCTTGAAGCGATGGCGATCAACAATGGCGTCGGTCCGGTCGCGGCGGCGGACTGGGCATATCTCGGCTACAAGGGCGGGTCCGAAAATGGCGTGCTGTCGATGAGCCTGCTCGGGCAGCGCAAGTCGGACGGCCGCTGGTTTGTGGTGACCGCGAGCTGGAACAATCCCGAGGCCAATGTCGCGGCCGAGCGGCTGGTCGCGCTGGTTACGCGTCTGCTCGCGCTCGCAGCGCATGACCGCCATGCAGCGCCAGCGTCAGGCACGCCGCCAGCAGCACGGCATCCTTGA
- the uvrC gene encoding excinuclease ABC subunit UvrC, with protein MARPNAPDRFNEEKATYVIRGSGDEDDKPDLERGAEAIRSVVRKLPTRPGVYRMLDARGDVLYVGKARALKNRVTNYTQVARLPQRLQRMVSQTRAMEIVTTTSEAEALLLEAQLIKRYRPPYNVLLRDDKSFPFILLRTDHDFPRVQKHRGARRAKGRYYGPFASAGSVGQTLNALQKTFLLRSCTDSFFANRSRPCLLYQIKRCSAPCVDRISKEDYAGLVSDAQDFLEGRSTAVQKRLGAAMTKAAEAMDYEQAAVIRDRLKSLTFIQGSQSVHADGLGDADVFALAAKGGQLCIAGFFIRGGQNWGHRSFFPAHVSGVPESEVMASFLMQFYEGVPPPKLILVDREPEESALLAEALGESGSRKIEISVPQRGNRRRLLEQAVRNAGEELDRRLAEGSSQAKLGRELAELFDLENPPQRIEIYDNSHIQGTNALGAMVVAGPEGWIKGAYRKFNIKRAETQPGDDFAMMREVFERRFARAIEEDPERTKGEWPDLVLIDGGKGQVSAVAAVFAELGIDDLTFIGVAKGPDRNAGRETFYHPDGREFTLPPNNAVLFYIQRLRDEAHRFAIGAHRQKRAKAMGSSPLDEVPGIGPSRKKALLMHFGTARAVRGASLEDLQKAPGVSAAVAQAVHDFYHSGR; from the coding sequence ATGGCCCGTCCGAACGCTCCCGACCGATTCAACGAAGAAAAAGCGACCTATGTGATCCGCGGCAGCGGCGACGAGGATGACAAGCCCGATCTGGAACGCGGTGCCGAGGCGATCCGCAGCGTCGTGCGCAAATTGCCGACGCGACCCGGGGTGTACCGGATGCTCGATGCGCGCGGCGACGTGCTCTATGTCGGCAAGGCGCGCGCGCTCAAGAACCGGGTGACGAACTACACGCAGGTCGCGCGGCTGCCACAGCGGCTGCAGCGCATGGTGTCGCAGACGCGCGCGATGGAGATCGTCACGACGACGAGCGAGGCCGAGGCACTGCTACTCGAGGCGCAGCTCATCAAGCGCTATCGGCCACCGTATAATGTGCTGTTGCGCGACGATAAAAGCTTCCCCTTCATCCTGTTGCGCACCGATCATGATTTTCCGCGGGTACAGAAGCATCGCGGTGCACGGCGTGCGAAGGGGCGCTATTATGGCCCCTTCGCGAGTGCCGGATCAGTGGGCCAGACGCTCAACGCGCTGCAGAAAACCTTCCTGCTGCGAAGTTGCACCGACAGTTTTTTTGCGAACAGGTCGCGGCCGTGCCTGCTCTACCAGATCAAGCGGTGCAGCGCGCCGTGCGTCGATCGCATCTCGAAGGAGGATTATGCTGGGCTGGTGAGCGACGCGCAGGACTTTCTCGAAGGGCGTTCGACCGCCGTCCAGAAACGACTTGGCGCCGCGATGACCAAGGCGGCCGAGGCGATGGATTATGAGCAGGCGGCGGTGATCCGCGACCGGCTGAAATCGCTGACCTTCATTCAGGGCAGCCAGTCGGTGCACGCCGACGGGCTCGGCGACGCCGATGTCTTCGCGCTTGCCGCGAAGGGCGGGCAGCTCTGCATCGCGGGCTTCTTCATCCGCGGCGGGCAGAATTGGGGGCATCGCAGCTTCTTCCCGGCGCATGTATCGGGGGTGCCCGAGAGCGAGGTGATGGCGAGCTTCTTGATGCAATTCTACGAAGGCGTGCCGCCGCCGAAGCTGATCCTCGTCGACCGCGAGCCTGAAGAAAGCGCGTTGCTCGCCGAGGCGCTGGGCGAAAGCGGGAGCCGCAAGATCGAGATCAGCGTGCCGCAGCGGGGGAACCGTCGCCGCCTGCTCGAACAGGCGGTGCGCAACGCGGGCGAAGAACTCGACCGACGGCTTGCCGAGGGCAGCAGCCAGGCGAAGCTGGGCCGCGAACTTGCTGAACTGTTCGACCTCGAAAACCCGCCGCAGCGCATCGAGATTTATGACAACAGCCACATACAGGGCACCAATGCGCTTGGCGCGATGGTCGTCGCTGGTCCCGAAGGGTGGATCAAGGGCGCCTATCGAAAGTTCAACATCAAGCGCGCCGAGACGCAGCCGGGCGACGATTTCGCGATGATGCGCGAGGTGTTCGAGCGCCGTTTCGCGCGGGCGATCGAGGAAGATCCCGAACGGACGAAGGGCGAATGGCCCGACCTCGTCCTGATCGACGGCGGCAAAGGACAGGTGTCGGCGGTCGCGGCGGTGTTCGCCGAGCTGGGGATCGACGACCTGACCTTCATCGGCGTCGCCAAGGGCCCCGACCGCAATGCCGGGCGCGAAACTTTCTATCACCCCGACGGACGCGAATTCACGTTGCCGCCGAACAATGCAGTGCTCTTCTATATCCAGCGGCTGCGCGACGAGGCGCACCGTTTCGCGATCGGTGCGCATCGGCAGAAACGCGCCAAGGCAATGGGGTCGTCGCCGCTCGACGAGGTGCCGGGCATCGGCCCGTCGCGTAAGAAGGCGCTGTTGATGCATTTCGGCACCGCGCGCGCGGTGCGTGGTGCGAGCCTCGAAGATCTGCAGAAGGCGCCGGGCGTCAGCGCTGCGGTCGCGCAGGCGGTGCATGATTTCTATCATTCGGGACGGTGA
- a CDS encoding trans-sulfuration enzyme family protein yields MKKTTGLDRNKTRNWHPATQAVRGGTWRSEHGETSEALFLSSGYTYDSAEEVAARFAGEEQGMTYSRLQNPTVAMLEERIALMEGAEACRAQATGMAAMTTALLCQLSAGDHIVAAKAAFGSCRWLVDHLCPRFGIETTVVDGRDNDAWEKAIKPNTKVFFFETPANPTMDIVDVKHVCALAKAHGITSVVDNAFATAVLQRPMDFGADVVAYSATKLMDGQGRVLAGAVCGTEKFINDVLLPFQRNTGPNLSPFNAWVVLKGLETLDLRARRQSENALAVGKFVESRVPRILHPGLASHPQHNLAMSQMEACGPIFSFILDGGREQAMGLLNALELVDISNNIGDSRSLCCHPASTTHYGVSAEARADMGVVEGMLRINIGLEDPRDIIADLDQALTKVGL; encoded by the coding sequence ATGAAGAAGACGACGGGCCTCGACCGGAACAAGACACGCAACTGGCATCCGGCAACGCAGGCGGTGCGCGGTGGCACCTGGCGCAGCGAACATGGCGAGACGTCGGAGGCACTCTTCCTGTCCTCGGGCTATACCTATGACAGTGCCGAGGAAGTGGCGGCGCGCTTTGCGGGCGAAGAGCAGGGCATGACCTATTCGCGCCTGCAGAACCCGACGGTGGCGATGCTCGAGGAGCGCATCGCGCTGATGGAGGGCGCCGAGGCCTGCCGCGCGCAGGCGACCGGCATGGCGGCAATGACGACGGCTTTGCTGTGCCAATTGTCGGCGGGCGACCATATCGTCGCGGCGAAAGCCGCGTTCGGTTCGTGCCGCTGGCTCGTCGATCATCTGTGTCCGCGTTTCGGGATCGAAACGACGGTCGTCGACGGCCGCGACAATGATGCGTGGGAAAAGGCGATCAAGCCGAACACCAAGGTCTTCTTCTTCGAAACGCCCGCGAACCCGACGATGGATATCGTCGATGTGAAGCATGTCTGCGCGCTGGCGAAAGCGCACGGCATCACGTCGGTGGTCGACAATGCCTTTGCGACCGCGGTGCTGCAGCGCCCGATGGATTTCGGCGCCGATGTCGTCGCCTATTCGGCAACCAAGCTGATGGACGGGCAGGGGCGCGTCCTCGCCGGTGCCGTGTGCGGGACCGAGAAGTTCATCAACGATGTGCTGCTGCCGTTCCAGCGCAACACCGGGCCGAATCTCTCGCCCTTCAACGCATGGGTCGTGCTCAAGGGCCTCGAGACGCTCGATCTGCGCGCGCGCCGCCAGTCCGAAAACGCGCTCGCGGTCGGCAAGTTCGTCGAAAGCCGCGTGCCGCGCATCTTGCACCCGGGCCTCGCAAGCCACCCGCAGCACAATCTGGCGATGAGCCAGATGGAGGCGTGCGGGCCGATCTTTTCCTTCATACTCGACGGCGGCCGCGAACAGGCGATGGGTCTGCTCAATGCCCTCGAACTCGTCGATATTTCGAACAATATCGGCGACTCGCGCAGCCTCTGCTGTCATCCGGCCTCGACCACCCACTATGGCGTCAGCGCCGAGGCGCGCGCCGATATGGGCGTCGTCGAGGGCATGCTGCGCATCAATATCGGGCTCGAGGATCCGCGCGATATCATCGCCGATCTGGACCAGGCATTGACCAAGGTCGGGCTTTGA